In Bombina bombina isolate aBomBom1 chromosome 6, aBomBom1.pri, whole genome shotgun sequence, a single genomic region encodes these proteins:
- the LOC128662382 gene encoding putative nuclease HARBI1, translated as MKGDAGYFSREWLFTPYNNPRRRCEVKFKEAHRSTRGIIERAFGLLKMRFHCLDHSGGVMQYAPEKVAKIILVCCILHNIAIRRGIEIDDEEEISFENFPEVICNDAPTRQAINAKNYVAENYFKD; from the coding sequence gggacgctggttatttcagtagagaatggttattcacaccctataacaatcctcgaagaagatgtgaggtgaaattcaaggaggcacacagatccacccgaggaatcatcgagagagcatttggattgttaaaaatgcgctttcattgtcttgaccactcaggtggtgtcatgcagtatgctcccgagaaggttgcaaaaattattcttgtatgctgcattctccataacattgcaataagaagaggaattgaaattgatgatgaagaagaaatatcatttgagaacttccctgaggtcatctgtaatgatgcaccaacaagacaggctattaatgccaaaaattatgtcgcagagaactattttaaggattga